The DNA sequence ATGAATTTGCTATTGCAGTCCGTTCCTCCGGTCAACTCTCCAAATCaccacctaaaataaacaaagtAACATACTTCTCAGTCTTGGAAAAATATTGCAGTTCCAAAGAAAACCATAATTCATTAATTACTCATAATTTATTGTCAAACAAACAACACAATGCAACAACATCTTCATCCACCtaagaatgaaaactaatacAACTGTTCTCAGTTttaacaaaaatcaaatttacAAAAGCCAGTGTgacaaatcaaagaaaaaaaatagtgaaagaaaaaaaaaataattaacataattaTTCTTCAATTACTCTTTATTGATATAGACAAATAACGTAATACAACAACAAAATCTAGATACTTATGAAAGCTAATAGCACACTAATAAAAAAGGGTGTTAAGATCAACATAAAAGATACTGCTTCATTGTTTTGTACCTTCTCAAGCAGAAAAATAATgcttaacaaaaacaaaaaacttactaaataaataaaaagaataatctAAGAATATCAAAGGTTAAAGAGTATTggagataaaataataataataataaaacctTTTGCTTCCTATAAAAGATACTGCTTCATTGTTTTGTACCTTCTCAAGCAGAAAAATAATgcttaacaaaaacaaaaaacttactaaataaataaaaagaataatctAAGAATATCAAAGGTTAAAGAGTATTggagataaaataataataataataataaaacaccTTTTGCTTCCTATGAGTTGGCACTTTACAGCAAAATAGAATCAACTCAAGATATCTATAAGAATTGCACCCACCATTTCCATAAGCTATTCAGTATCTTCCTATGCTCTCTCTATTAATCCATACCTGACCCTTCACCATTCTTCCCATGTCCAAAGCCAATGGTTCATTCTCATCCGGTGCATTGGAATAAACCTGAAGTATTTATTTATCATTGTATTGGTAAACTTATATATAGGtgttaaaattcaaatttctaatCATCATCAAAAGAAACTATTGTTACCTTGTGCCATTTTAATTAGCTAGAGAATATAAGTGTTTTAATGAAATCAAGTTCTAGTGGGTTCACTTTGAAAATTTATACACCCTATATAAACAATTATTGCTAGatatatatactatataaaaCAGTTCTTGCTATGGCAACTTCCAGTGTGTACCACTATTACATCATCCATTTCTAGTATCTATAAAGAAACGGAAATGGATCCTCTCCATTTTTTCTAACACttgagagaataaagtgtgatctctcacctttAATTCTATAAGTGGGACCAAAATTAAATAGGAGAGAGAGAACAATGAAAGGTGAGATCCTCCATTGGACACCATCCAGTTTTTTTTCcactggagaggatccactcccATAAAGAAACTGCCATAATATAGAGCAATTCGCTATTGCCATAATATAGAGCAATTAGtagtatttttctattttattacaTCTTCCTTGTTTATTTTACAACAATcagaagaaaattaaaattaatcaaagaaagaaagaggtagaatGGCATATCATTGAAAGATCAACCGTAGTATCCAAGCTTACGCCAAGTTATTTACATAACCAACAATGAAATGATGGATTGGAAAAATAACGATTGCGTTGGAGGCGATACATCATCGCTCATTGCATAATGCATAGATAGAGAGACAAGAACAACAGCTAAGAGACATTACCTGTGGGGTTACGACTTACGACATGATGTATGCACGGAAACtcttgtttttatttaaaatcatATTTGAGCcacatttctttctttcttgtaCTAAATCCATTAACTCTCTTCTGGCATTTAATCTGATGGGGAACTTAGTTAatttaaatttcatattttatcCAAGGATTCTAGTTAAAGCTACGTTGTTAAAGttattaattagaaaatttttaatatttttctatgtTTGAAATTTcgtaaaaagaaacaaaaggtggaagtaaaaaaaaatagaattttatcattttcacgtttcttttaaaatttaaaaaaaattactgaaaataaaaaaatgaaagcaCAACAATACCTAGTGTCTTGTACAtttattttccaaaaaaaaattcactaataataaCTTTTAACACGTATTTTTTGGTAGGACACATGTTAGTTAAATGCAAAAACTAATCATCTcgatatatatacatatataacaCAACTTGATTTGATGGCCAAACTTCCTTGGGAAATAAGAACAGGATTACCAATAAGAAATGGGGAGACATTCTAGTGAATTTGGTTGAAATGAGAGGTCAATAACACAAGCAACCCAAAAGTAACAAGGACTGGACGTTCAATAGGTCATATATTACAAGAATTGACATGTCCTTGTTTTACATTATGCCTTTGTTGGGAGAAAATGCAATGCTTCCAACTCCTCCTTTATTTCCTttaaattgatgaataaatgaTACCTTATAACAGAATTGCGAAAATAAAGTTAGGCTGTCCTACTCGTTGTCATCATTTTGCAATTAGTTGAATAATCAAGGTCATCAACTCATCCCCTATCAATTTGTTGCATTGGAAAGATAGGATATGTTCAAATTCAATGATTAGTATTGTTCCACATAAATGAATTATTTAATATGAAATTTCACATGACAAATCATGtattgaattttattattgaCTAGATATTTTGTGAGCCTCTCAATCCCATACTAACATTCAACAATGAAAACTAACATGTGATAAAATCATGTAAAATAGTAACAATTGCCAAATTGTCAATGACAATAACACTATATTTAGGGATACAATATGAAGAGTGGTAACAACTGTAATAGACATAAAGCAACAATTATTTCTCTCCCCtgctttttctcctttttcacTAGCAACTTATTCTATGTATGACAATTCTGGATACGGAACGATGCACAAACACTCTTTTGCTTAAGTATAAAACATATCAAATGGGAGATGAATGGAGAATAGAAAGTCACTGAGATCCCTTTAGCTTCTTGGCAATCTCAGCAAAGTACTTCCCCTGATGGAAAGCCTGAGCCAATTCCAACTCAGTTGGCTGTCTGGAGCCGTCCCCGGCAAAGGTACCAGCACCATATGGGGAGCCACCCTTCACCTTCTCCATCTCAAACATCCCAGCACCAAATGTGTATCCAATCGGCACAAAGATCATCCCATGATGAACGAGCTGAGTAATGGATGTCAATCTGTACAATTTCACAATCGGAaaaacaattaataattaagtTTGATCAGACTTATTTTTAGATTGATACGTGACTCCCACATCTACCTGTGTGATAAAATTTAAGTGTAAGTATGCGGAAGATAAGGCAATGTAGTTCACAAATGTCTATAACCAGCATTAAAAAGACACTCATGGGGGAAAATGGCAAGTAATGGAAGCAAAATTGGACAGGTTCGGAAACTCACGGGGTGGTCTCCTGTCCGCCTCCTTGAGAACCGGTGCTGTAAAAGATTCCGGCAGGCTTTCCTGCTAGTGCCTGTGTACGCCATAGGCCTCCAGTTGCATCCAAGAATGCCTTAAACTGAGCAGCCATGAGTCCAAATCTCGTTGGGAATCCAAGCAATAATCCATCAGCCTCAGGTAGCTCATTGGGTGTAATAATCGGCACATCACTCTTTGGAGGTGCTCCCATCTTCCCAAGTACCTCTTCAGGTAGTGTTTCAGGTACCTGCATGTGTTAACAATATTATAACTGCAGCATGCAAATTCCCAAAAAATTCTTAGAACAATGAGTTCTAAAGAAAGGATTTATAACAAGATAGATTTTTCAATACAAACCTGCCAGAGTTTTGCTTCTACTCCTTCCACCGAAGCAGCACCCTTTTTAATCTCTTCAGCTAACTTCTCAACATGGCCATACATGGAATAGTAACTAAACATGCCATACAATTTTAATCAGATTCATGCCAGTGCCAGATCATAATACTACACATATAGTATGACTCACTTCCAATCACT is a window from the Arachis stenosperma cultivar V10309 chromosome 3, arast.V10309.gnm1.PFL2, whole genome shotgun sequence genome containing:
- the LOC130970391 gene encoding NAD(P)H dehydrogenase (quinone) FQR1, with the protein product MAPTKVYIVYYSMYGHVEKLAEEIKKGAASVEGVEAKLWQVPETLPEEVLGKMGAPPKSDVPIITPNELPEADGLLLGFPTRFGLMAAQFKAFLDATGGLWRTQALAGKPAGIFYSTGSQGGGQETTPLTSITQLVHHGMIFVPIGYTFGAGMFEMEKVKGGSPYGAGTFAGDGSRQPTELELAQAFHQGKYFAEIAKKLKGSQ